Proteins found in one Scylla paramamosain isolate STU-SP2022 chromosome 44, ASM3559412v1, whole genome shotgun sequence genomic segment:
- the LOC135093884 gene encoding acid phosphatase type 7-like isoform X1, which yields MATAMRVTTLVAVVALVVEARAAVVSVPQLTGNAVKTEDFQPQQIHIAVGETNSEMVVTWVTPDAANSSTVNYGGGGSPLKTAEGSATRFTDGGSEKRSFWVHRVTLPDLLPDTRYFYHCGSSDGWSEIFSFKTWKNGTDWPVSVAMYGDMGAVNAQSLARLQVETQAGKYHAVIHVGDFAYDMDSDNARVGDEFMREIQPIAAYVPYMTCPGNHEHMYNFSNYRGRFSMPRYRDTESLFFSWNMGPVHFIAVNTEAYYFLQYGLKPLARQYDWLIEDLKEATKPEVRAERPWIILFGHRPMYCSNNDHDDCTRKNCLTRVGMPLIHLYPMETLLDQYGVDLAIWAHEHSYERLWPMYDYTVLNGSTEYPYTNPRGPVHFTTGSAGCSEIHDHFMPEQPYWSAVRSIDYGYTRLTAFNKTHVYWEQVSDDKDGEVIDSVWLIRDRHVAYSELRQDK from the exons ATGG CCACAGCAATGAGGGTGACAacactggtggcggtggtggcgctggtggtggaggcCAGGGCTGCTGTGGTGTCCGTGCCGCAGCTTACCGGCAACGCAGTGAAGACCGAGGACTTTCAACCACAGCAGATCCACATAGCtgttggtg AGACGAACAGTGAAATGGTAGTGACATGGGTGACTCCTGATGCAGCAAATTCATCGACTGTCAACTATGGGGGTGGCGGCAGTCCCCTGAAGACAGCAGAGGGCAGTGCGACCCGCTTTACTGACGGTGGCTCGGAGAAAAGGTCGTTTTGGGTGCACCGGGTCACTCTGCCAGATCTTTTGCCTGATACCCGAtact TCTACCACTGTGGGAGCTCAGATGGTTGGTCGGAAATCTTCTCATTCAAGACTTGGAAAAATGGAACAGATTGGCCCGTGTCCGTGGCCATGTACGGCGACATGGGGGCCGTCAACGCACAGTCGCTGGCCAG GCTGCAGGTGGAGACGCAGGCCGGGAAGTACCATGCGGTGATTCATGTCGGAGATTTTGCCTATGACATGGATTCT GACAACGCAAGGGTCGGGGACGAGTTCATGAGGGAGATTCAACCCATTGCTGCCTACGTGCCTTACATGACATGCCCGGGCAACCACGAACACATGTA TAACTTCAGTAACTACCGTGGGCGCTTCAGCATGCCACGATACAGGGACACAGAGAGCCTCTTCTTCAGCTGGAACATGGGGCCAGTGCACTTTATTGCCGTTAACACCGAGGCTTATTACTTCCTGCAGTACGGACTTAAGCCCCTCGCCAGGCAGTATGATTGGCTTATTGAGGATCTTAAG GAGGCCACCAAACCTGAAGTGCGTGCGGAGAGGCCCTGGATAATTCTGTTTGGTCACCGTCCCATGTATTGCTCCAACAATGATCACGATGATTGCACCAGGAAGAACTGCCTCACACGTGTTGGGATGCCTCTCATTCATTT ATACCCCATGGAGACCTTGCTGGACCAGTATGGGGTGGACCTGGCTATTTGGGCCCATGAGCATTCCTATGAGAGACTGTGGCCCATGTACGACTATACTGTGCTCAATGGCTCCACTGAATACCCCTACACTAAcccacg cGGTCCGGTTCACTTCACAACTGGTTCGGCTGGCTGCTCAGAAATCCACGACCACTTTATGCCAGAGCAGCCGTATTGGTCAGCCGTTCGGTCCATCGACTACGGCTACACACGCCTCACTGCCTTCAACAAGACTCATGTGTATTGGGAGCAGGTGTCAGATGATAAG GACGGCGAAGTGATTGATAGCGTGTGGCTGATACGAGACAGGCACGTGGCTTACAGTGAGCTAAGACAGGACAAGTAA
- the LOC135093884 gene encoding acid phosphatase type 7-like isoform X5: protein MRVTTLVAVVALVVEARAAVVSVPQLTGNAVKTEDFQPQQIHIAVGETNSEMVVTWVTPDAANSSTVNYGGGGSPLKTAEGSATRFTDGGSEKRSFWVHRVTLPDLLPDTRYFYHCGSSDGWSEIFSFKTWKNGTDWPVSVAMYGDMGAVNAQSLARLQVETQAGKYHAVIHVGDFAYDMDSDNARVGDEFMREIQPIAAYVPYMTCPGNHEHMYNFSNYRGRFSMPRYRDTESLFFSWNMGPVHFIAVNTEAYYFLQYGLKPLARQYDWLIEDLKEATKPEVRAERPWIILFGHRPMYCSNNDHDDCTRKNCLTRVGMPLIHLYPMETLLDQYGVDLAIWAHEHSYERLWPMYDYTVLNGSTEYPYTNPRGPVHFTTGSAGCSEIHDHFMPEQPYWSAVRSIDYGYTRLTAFNKTHVYWEQVSDDKDGEVIDSVWLIRDRHVAYSELRQDK, encoded by the exons ATGAGGGTGACAacactggtggcggtggtggcgctggtggtggaggcCAGGGCTGCTGTGGTGTCCGTGCCGCAGCTTACCGGCAACGCAGTGAAGACCGAGGACTTTCAACCACAGCAGATCCACATAGCtgttggtg AGACGAACAGTGAAATGGTAGTGACATGGGTGACTCCTGATGCAGCAAATTCATCGACTGTCAACTATGGGGGTGGCGGCAGTCCCCTGAAGACAGCAGAGGGCAGTGCGACCCGCTTTACTGACGGTGGCTCGGAGAAAAGGTCGTTTTGGGTGCACCGGGTCACTCTGCCAGATCTTTTGCCTGATACCCGAtact TCTACCACTGTGGGAGCTCAGATGGTTGGTCGGAAATCTTCTCATTCAAGACTTGGAAAAATGGAACAGATTGGCCCGTGTCCGTGGCCATGTACGGCGACATGGGGGCCGTCAACGCACAGTCGCTGGCCAG GCTGCAGGTGGAGACGCAGGCCGGGAAGTACCATGCGGTGATTCATGTCGGAGATTTTGCCTATGACATGGATTCT GACAACGCAAGGGTCGGGGACGAGTTCATGAGGGAGATTCAACCCATTGCTGCCTACGTGCCTTACATGACATGCCCGGGCAACCACGAACACATGTA TAACTTCAGTAACTACCGTGGGCGCTTCAGCATGCCACGATACAGGGACACAGAGAGCCTCTTCTTCAGCTGGAACATGGGGCCAGTGCACTTTATTGCCGTTAACACCGAGGCTTATTACTTCCTGCAGTACGGACTTAAGCCCCTCGCCAGGCAGTATGATTGGCTTATTGAGGATCTTAAG GAGGCCACCAAACCTGAAGTGCGTGCGGAGAGGCCCTGGATAATTCTGTTTGGTCACCGTCCCATGTATTGCTCCAACAATGATCACGATGATTGCACCAGGAAGAACTGCCTCACACGTGTTGGGATGCCTCTCATTCATTT ATACCCCATGGAGACCTTGCTGGACCAGTATGGGGTGGACCTGGCTATTTGGGCCCATGAGCATTCCTATGAGAGACTGTGGCCCATGTACGACTATACTGTGCTCAATGGCTCCACTGAATACCCCTACACTAAcccacg cGGTCCGGTTCACTTCACAACTGGTTCGGCTGGCTGCTCAGAAATCCACGACCACTTTATGCCAGAGCAGCCGTATTGGTCAGCCGTTCGGTCCATCGACTACGGCTACACACGCCTCACTGCCTTCAACAAGACTCATGTGTATTGGGAGCAGGTGTCAGATGATAAG GACGGCGAAGTGATTGATAGCGTGTGGCTGATACGAGACAGGCACGTGGCTTACAGTGAGCTAAGACAGGACAAGTAA
- the LOC135093884 gene encoding acid phosphatase type 7-like isoform X2, translating to MRGFLTRRQSKHHYSFVDNTKTRNWFNTATAMRVTTLVAVVALVVEARAAVVSVPQLTGNAVKTEDFQPQQIHIAVGETNSEMVVTWVTPDAANSSTVNYGGGGSPLKTAEGSATRFTDGGSEKRSFWVHRVTLPDLLPDTRYFYHCGSSDGWSEIFSFKTWKNGTDWPVSVAMYGDMGAVNAQSLARLQVETQAGKYHAVIHVGDFAYDMDSDNARVGDEFMREIQPIAAYVPYMTCPGNHEHMYNFSNYRGRFSMPRYRDTESLFFSWNMGPVHFIAVNTEAYYFLQYGLKPLARQYDWLIEDLKEATKPEVRAERPWIILFGHRPMYCSNNDHDDCTRKNCLTRVGMPLIHLYPMETLLDQYGVDLAIWAHEHSYERLWPMYDYTVLNGSTEYPYTNPRGPVHFTTGSAGCSEIHDHFMPEQPYWSAVRSIDYGYTRLTAFNKTHVYWEQVSDDKDGEVIDSVWLIRDRHVAYSELRQDK from the exons ATGAGAGGTTTCTTAACCAGGCGGCAGTCAAAACATCATTACAGTTTCGTGGATAACACCAAGACAAGAAATTGGTTCAATACAG CCACAGCAATGAGGGTGACAacactggtggcggtggtggcgctggtggtggaggcCAGGGCTGCTGTGGTGTCCGTGCCGCAGCTTACCGGCAACGCAGTGAAGACCGAGGACTTTCAACCACAGCAGATCCACATAGCtgttggtg AGACGAACAGTGAAATGGTAGTGACATGGGTGACTCCTGATGCAGCAAATTCATCGACTGTCAACTATGGGGGTGGCGGCAGTCCCCTGAAGACAGCAGAGGGCAGTGCGACCCGCTTTACTGACGGTGGCTCGGAGAAAAGGTCGTTTTGGGTGCACCGGGTCACTCTGCCAGATCTTTTGCCTGATACCCGAtact TCTACCACTGTGGGAGCTCAGATGGTTGGTCGGAAATCTTCTCATTCAAGACTTGGAAAAATGGAACAGATTGGCCCGTGTCCGTGGCCATGTACGGCGACATGGGGGCCGTCAACGCACAGTCGCTGGCCAG GCTGCAGGTGGAGACGCAGGCCGGGAAGTACCATGCGGTGATTCATGTCGGAGATTTTGCCTATGACATGGATTCT GACAACGCAAGGGTCGGGGACGAGTTCATGAGGGAGATTCAACCCATTGCTGCCTACGTGCCTTACATGACATGCCCGGGCAACCACGAACACATGTA TAACTTCAGTAACTACCGTGGGCGCTTCAGCATGCCACGATACAGGGACACAGAGAGCCTCTTCTTCAGCTGGAACATGGGGCCAGTGCACTTTATTGCCGTTAACACCGAGGCTTATTACTTCCTGCAGTACGGACTTAAGCCCCTCGCCAGGCAGTATGATTGGCTTATTGAGGATCTTAAG GAGGCCACCAAACCTGAAGTGCGTGCGGAGAGGCCCTGGATAATTCTGTTTGGTCACCGTCCCATGTATTGCTCCAACAATGATCACGATGATTGCACCAGGAAGAACTGCCTCACACGTGTTGGGATGCCTCTCATTCATTT ATACCCCATGGAGACCTTGCTGGACCAGTATGGGGTGGACCTGGCTATTTGGGCCCATGAGCATTCCTATGAGAGACTGTGGCCCATGTACGACTATACTGTGCTCAATGGCTCCACTGAATACCCCTACACTAAcccacg cGGTCCGGTTCACTTCACAACTGGTTCGGCTGGCTGCTCAGAAATCCACGACCACTTTATGCCAGAGCAGCCGTATTGGTCAGCCGTTCGGTCCATCGACTACGGCTACACACGCCTCACTGCCTTCAACAAGACTCATGTGTATTGGGAGCAGGTGTCAGATGATAAG GACGGCGAAGTGATTGATAGCGTGTGGCTGATACGAGACAGGCACGTGGCTTACAGTGAGCTAAGACAGGACAAGTAA
- the LOC135093884 gene encoding acid phosphatase type 7-like isoform X3 — protein MRSEIFQYTQELEIFLVLENLAMRRPTAMRVTTLVAVVALVVEARAAVVSVPQLTGNAVKTEDFQPQQIHIAVGETNSEMVVTWVTPDAANSSTVNYGGGGSPLKTAEGSATRFTDGGSEKRSFWVHRVTLPDLLPDTRYFYHCGSSDGWSEIFSFKTWKNGTDWPVSVAMYGDMGAVNAQSLARLQVETQAGKYHAVIHVGDFAYDMDSDNARVGDEFMREIQPIAAYVPYMTCPGNHEHMYNFSNYRGRFSMPRYRDTESLFFSWNMGPVHFIAVNTEAYYFLQYGLKPLARQYDWLIEDLKEATKPEVRAERPWIILFGHRPMYCSNNDHDDCTRKNCLTRVGMPLIHLYPMETLLDQYGVDLAIWAHEHSYERLWPMYDYTVLNGSTEYPYTNPRGPVHFTTGSAGCSEIHDHFMPEQPYWSAVRSIDYGYTRLTAFNKTHVYWEQVSDDKDGEVIDSVWLIRDRHVAYSELRQDK, from the exons ATGCGCAGTGAAATATTTCAGTACACCCAGGAACTTGAAATTTTCCTAGTGCTTGAAAACTTGGCAATgagaagac CCACAGCAATGAGGGTGACAacactggtggcggtggtggcgctggtggtggaggcCAGGGCTGCTGTGGTGTCCGTGCCGCAGCTTACCGGCAACGCAGTGAAGACCGAGGACTTTCAACCACAGCAGATCCACATAGCtgttggtg AGACGAACAGTGAAATGGTAGTGACATGGGTGACTCCTGATGCAGCAAATTCATCGACTGTCAACTATGGGGGTGGCGGCAGTCCCCTGAAGACAGCAGAGGGCAGTGCGACCCGCTTTACTGACGGTGGCTCGGAGAAAAGGTCGTTTTGGGTGCACCGGGTCACTCTGCCAGATCTTTTGCCTGATACCCGAtact TCTACCACTGTGGGAGCTCAGATGGTTGGTCGGAAATCTTCTCATTCAAGACTTGGAAAAATGGAACAGATTGGCCCGTGTCCGTGGCCATGTACGGCGACATGGGGGCCGTCAACGCACAGTCGCTGGCCAG GCTGCAGGTGGAGACGCAGGCCGGGAAGTACCATGCGGTGATTCATGTCGGAGATTTTGCCTATGACATGGATTCT GACAACGCAAGGGTCGGGGACGAGTTCATGAGGGAGATTCAACCCATTGCTGCCTACGTGCCTTACATGACATGCCCGGGCAACCACGAACACATGTA TAACTTCAGTAACTACCGTGGGCGCTTCAGCATGCCACGATACAGGGACACAGAGAGCCTCTTCTTCAGCTGGAACATGGGGCCAGTGCACTTTATTGCCGTTAACACCGAGGCTTATTACTTCCTGCAGTACGGACTTAAGCCCCTCGCCAGGCAGTATGATTGGCTTATTGAGGATCTTAAG GAGGCCACCAAACCTGAAGTGCGTGCGGAGAGGCCCTGGATAATTCTGTTTGGTCACCGTCCCATGTATTGCTCCAACAATGATCACGATGATTGCACCAGGAAGAACTGCCTCACACGTGTTGGGATGCCTCTCATTCATTT ATACCCCATGGAGACCTTGCTGGACCAGTATGGGGTGGACCTGGCTATTTGGGCCCATGAGCATTCCTATGAGAGACTGTGGCCCATGTACGACTATACTGTGCTCAATGGCTCCACTGAATACCCCTACACTAAcccacg cGGTCCGGTTCACTTCACAACTGGTTCGGCTGGCTGCTCAGAAATCCACGACCACTTTATGCCAGAGCAGCCGTATTGGTCAGCCGTTCGGTCCATCGACTACGGCTACACACGCCTCACTGCCTTCAACAAGACTCATGTGTATTGGGAGCAGGTGTCAGATGATAAG GACGGCGAAGTGATTGATAGCGTGTGGCTGATACGAGACAGGCACGTGGCTTACAGTGAGCTAAGACAGGACAAGTAA
- the LOC135093884 gene encoding acid phosphatase type 7-like isoform X4, protein MEATAMRVTTLVAVVALVVEARAAVVSVPQLTGNAVKTEDFQPQQIHIAVGETNSEMVVTWVTPDAANSSTVNYGGGGSPLKTAEGSATRFTDGGSEKRSFWVHRVTLPDLLPDTRYFYHCGSSDGWSEIFSFKTWKNGTDWPVSVAMYGDMGAVNAQSLARLQVETQAGKYHAVIHVGDFAYDMDSDNARVGDEFMREIQPIAAYVPYMTCPGNHEHMYNFSNYRGRFSMPRYRDTESLFFSWNMGPVHFIAVNTEAYYFLQYGLKPLARQYDWLIEDLKEATKPEVRAERPWIILFGHRPMYCSNNDHDDCTRKNCLTRVGMPLIHLYPMETLLDQYGVDLAIWAHEHSYERLWPMYDYTVLNGSTEYPYTNPRGPVHFTTGSAGCSEIHDHFMPEQPYWSAVRSIDYGYTRLTAFNKTHVYWEQVSDDKDGEVIDSVWLIRDRHVAYSELRQDK, encoded by the exons ATGGAAG CCACAGCAATGAGGGTGACAacactggtggcggtggtggcgctggtggtggaggcCAGGGCTGCTGTGGTGTCCGTGCCGCAGCTTACCGGCAACGCAGTGAAGACCGAGGACTTTCAACCACAGCAGATCCACATAGCtgttggtg AGACGAACAGTGAAATGGTAGTGACATGGGTGACTCCTGATGCAGCAAATTCATCGACTGTCAACTATGGGGGTGGCGGCAGTCCCCTGAAGACAGCAGAGGGCAGTGCGACCCGCTTTACTGACGGTGGCTCGGAGAAAAGGTCGTTTTGGGTGCACCGGGTCACTCTGCCAGATCTTTTGCCTGATACCCGAtact TCTACCACTGTGGGAGCTCAGATGGTTGGTCGGAAATCTTCTCATTCAAGACTTGGAAAAATGGAACAGATTGGCCCGTGTCCGTGGCCATGTACGGCGACATGGGGGCCGTCAACGCACAGTCGCTGGCCAG GCTGCAGGTGGAGACGCAGGCCGGGAAGTACCATGCGGTGATTCATGTCGGAGATTTTGCCTATGACATGGATTCT GACAACGCAAGGGTCGGGGACGAGTTCATGAGGGAGATTCAACCCATTGCTGCCTACGTGCCTTACATGACATGCCCGGGCAACCACGAACACATGTA TAACTTCAGTAACTACCGTGGGCGCTTCAGCATGCCACGATACAGGGACACAGAGAGCCTCTTCTTCAGCTGGAACATGGGGCCAGTGCACTTTATTGCCGTTAACACCGAGGCTTATTACTTCCTGCAGTACGGACTTAAGCCCCTCGCCAGGCAGTATGATTGGCTTATTGAGGATCTTAAG GAGGCCACCAAACCTGAAGTGCGTGCGGAGAGGCCCTGGATAATTCTGTTTGGTCACCGTCCCATGTATTGCTCCAACAATGATCACGATGATTGCACCAGGAAGAACTGCCTCACACGTGTTGGGATGCCTCTCATTCATTT ATACCCCATGGAGACCTTGCTGGACCAGTATGGGGTGGACCTGGCTATTTGGGCCCATGAGCATTCCTATGAGAGACTGTGGCCCATGTACGACTATACTGTGCTCAATGGCTCCACTGAATACCCCTACACTAAcccacg cGGTCCGGTTCACTTCACAACTGGTTCGGCTGGCTGCTCAGAAATCCACGACCACTTTATGCCAGAGCAGCCGTATTGGTCAGCCGTTCGGTCCATCGACTACGGCTACACACGCCTCACTGCCTTCAACAAGACTCATGTGTATTGGGAGCAGGTGTCAGATGATAAG GACGGCGAAGTGATTGATAGCGTGTGGCTGATACGAGACAGGCACGTGGCTTACAGTGAGCTAAGACAGGACAAGTAA